The following proteins are encoded in a genomic region of Campylobacter sp. MIT 12-8780:
- a CDS encoding glycosyltransferase family 39 protein, with product MKKIVALVLIFDLLALLYGSSTLSIGIDEAKIYFTHTNLLYYLTHASTFVFGQNDLALRLPLLILHVLSCILLYLLALKITKTPKDALFSLILFVLLPGSVASALLVNQASLVILMSLLILCAYEYEKKYSFYVLLCLAFFVDPSVMILYLALFFFGFYKKDALLWSVTLILFGLCLSFYGFDTGGKPKTYFLDTLGIFAACFSPLVFVYFFYVIYRIALSDKKPLLWFVMATTFVFCCLVSIRQKLYLEDFLPFCVISTPLLIRTLMQSYRVRLPNLRVKYDIFIQCSLIFLILCYAAIVFNTFLYAFVSNPKKHFAYNYHGVKELALKLNEMGIKGVKTNENLALRLKFYGIDSSKTYRLVKLDSAKNSNIKVQIASLQEYYRLERIKQK from the coding sequence ATGAAAAAGATAGTCGCCTTGGTTTTGATCTTTGATTTGCTCGCTTTGCTTTATGGCTCAAGCACGCTAAGCATAGGCATTGATGAAGCAAAGATATATTTTACACATACAAATTTGCTTTACTATCTTACGCATGCTTCTACTTTTGTGTTTGGACAAAATGATCTTGCCCTTCGTTTGCCTCTTTTGATCTTGCATGTTTTATCGTGTATCCTTTTGTATTTGCTTGCTTTAAAGATCACAAAAACACCAAAAGATGCTTTGTTTTCGCTTATTTTATTTGTGCTTTTGCCCGGTAGTGTTGCCAGTGCTTTGCTTGTCAATCAAGCTTCTTTAGTGATATTGATGAGCTTATTGATCTTGTGCGCCTATGAATATGAGAAAAAATACAGCTTTTATGTTCTTTTGTGTTTGGCTTTTTTTGTCGATCCTTCGGTGATGATCTTATATCTTGCACTTTTTTTCTTTGGTTTTTATAAAAAAGATGCCTTACTTTGGAGTGTAACCTTAATCCTTTTTGGTTTGTGTTTAAGCTTTTATGGTTTTGATACGGGCGGTAAGCCTAAGACTTATTTTTTAGATACCTTGGGGATTTTTGCGGCGTGTTTTTCGCCTTTGGTTTTTGTGTATTTTTTCTATGTGATTTATCGTATTGCTTTGAGTGATAAAAAGCCTTTGTTGTGGTTTGTTATGGCTACAACTTTTGTATTTTGTTGCTTAGTTTCGATAAGACAAAAGCTTTATTTGGAAGACTTTTTGCCTTTTTGTGTGATCTCTACACCTTTGCTTATACGCACTTTAATGCAGTCTTATCGCGTTCGTTTGCCAAATTTACGCGTAAAATATGATATTTTTATACAATGTTCGCTTATTTTTTTAATTTTATGCTACGCGGCTATAGTTTTTAATACCTTTTTGTATGCTTTTGTTTCAAATCCTAAAAAGCATTTTGCATATAATTATCACGGCGTTAAAGAGCTTGCTTTAAAGCTTAATGAAATGGGGATAAAAGGTGTAAAAACAAATGAAAATTTAGCTTTAAGACTCAAATTTTATGGCATTGATTCAAGTAAAACTTATCGTTTAGTCAAGCTAGATAGTGCTAAAAATTCAAACATTAAAGTGCAAATTGCGAGCTTGCAAGAATACTACAGGCTTGAAAGGATAAAACAAAAGTGA